In the genome of Hippoglossus hippoglossus isolate fHipHip1 chromosome 4, fHipHip1.pri, whole genome shotgun sequence, one region contains:
- the dnttip2 gene encoding deoxynucleotidyltransferase terminal-interacting protein 2 isoform X2, translating into MVSTRRGVCVSSPAKTNPDQSSDVPATPSTVRRSRRTTKQAESPTHDALVETSRQLEKSNRGSPASPPPSLIKRCARASRLHSPEQPCTPVDSTHEGDVSDAGSCCSALSDIEPPVTRTRGMRAPPRAVSPEDEEISEVESCSSVVSASNAGQITRRSTRRKTAPASRDLAPASPDPASASPDLAMAPLEAADVDQMLETESCSAVASEYKRATRSLRKTAGTRSAAKRQNEASEVSDADSCASSVTEAAVTRSTARRSTRSRKSAHVIPINLDDGSDCSYSPPRRGRQTRAARGKASVTVDVSDPPSPNSDGFESGSTYSITTRRRGRAQPQGPKALDSDSDLTDRGTPCSSRTGSGNRSRGVRVTGNSVKNLSIVLKKVCESMVEDVSLNDSTLERTLLTEDADRTLSEEPMSLTLEEKEDVKGADRTANEVDTNEEEKEDEKEVIASRVNLTSNEVDTNEEEKEVVSEPAVMVKGQQEEPSAEKKDEDTSEVEMMQEMIKSSEPLKHCQSVTVTECEEASGIMAEEEDQPMEAADVATHSSQGDEAVVEDAVVETGPSDEEKMEVNTDAQQVVDSSEVQVESIQVTSSQQLTITVDSEPEQQQKDVIVQKTKVISLLDSSDDEEEGDVSGVDEEELGSGEEEEGAGPSKKSESAAESVGGLFMIDTRPGQEADGHYYKERPTEEEEAQNREAEQEEQDEEFVDEEGDDDDDDEDAKLLFTCRNPQLKDFSTRIDPGIKMKELGGLYINFGGSNSKPASTSSKEKKIQDEVMKKSVIGPEFEKKDAVPPYSESKQAVKLKNRAERAKCTGDAWFNMKAPELTQELKGDLQVLKMRSTMDPKRFYKKNDRDGFPKYFQVGTVVDSPVDFYHSRVPKKERKRTMVEELLADAEFRHQNKKKYQQILTEKAAQGAGRKNRKKSKFHKK; encoded by the exons ATGGTGTCCACcaggagaggagtgtgtgtgagctctcCAGCTAAAACTAACCCCGACCAGTCCTCAGACGTCCCG GCCACTCCCTCCACTGTTCGAAGATCAAGGAGAACTACTAAACAAGCAGAGAGTCCTACCCATGATGCCCTTGTGGAGACTAGCCGCCAGCTTGAGAAAAGTAACAGAGGATCTCCAGCATCTCCGCCGCCCTCCTTGATTAAAAGATGCGCCAGAGCTTCCAGACTCCACAGTCCAGAGCAGCCCTGCACACCCGTGGACTCAACCCATGAAGGAGACGTGTCAGACGCGGGGTCCTGCTGCTCTGCGCTGTCCGACATCGAACCACCGGTGACACGGACCAGAGGCATGAGGGCACCGCCCCGGGCAGTCAGTCCGGAGGATGAGGAGATATCTGAGGTGGAGTCGTGCTCCTCTGTAGTGTCTGCATCGAATGCTGGTCAAATTACTCGCAGGAGCACCAGGAGAAAGACGGCTCCTGCATCCCGTGACCTGGCTCCAGCATCTCCTGACCCGGCTTCTGCATCTCCTGACCTGGCTATGGCTCCTCTTGAGGCAGCAGACGTCGACCAGATGCTGGAGACAGAGTCCTGCAGCGCTGTGGCGTCCGAATACAAGAGAGCCACCAGAAGTCTGAGGAAAACTGCTGGCACCAGATCAGCTGCTAAACGACAAAATGAGGCCTCGGAGGTCTCAGATGCTGACAGCTGCGCATCAAGTGTCACAGAAGCTGCGGTTACTAGGTCCACCGCCCGCAGATCCACGAGATCCAGAAAATCAGCACACGTCATCCCTATAAACCTCGACGATGGCTCGGACTGCTCTTACTCCCCGCCTCGGAGAGGGCGACAGACCAGGGCAGCAAGAGGAAAGGCATCAGTGACTGTGGATGTGAGTGATCCCCCGTCTCCCAACTCTGATGGGTTTGAGTCAGGGTCCACTTACAGTATAACCACTCGTAGGCGGGGCAGGGCACAACCCCAAGGCCCCAAAGCCTTGGACTCGGACTCTGACCTGACGGACAGAGGAACTCCCTGCAGCAGCCGCACAGGCTCAGGGAACCGCAGTCGAGGTGTTCGGGTAACTGGAAACTCCGTCAAAAATCTTTCTATTGTTCTAAAAAAAGTCTGCGAGTCGATGGTAGAGGACGTCTCATTAAATGACTCCACGTTAGAACGCACGCTCCTCACTGAGGATGCAGACCGCACACTGTCAGAGGAACCTATGAGCCTAACgctggaagaaaaagaagatgtaAAGGGAGCTGATCGCACAGCCAATGAGGTGGATacaaatgaagag gaaaaggaagatgAGAAAGAAGTTATTGCGAGTAGAGTTAATCTCACATCCAATGAGGTGGATacaaatgaagaggaaaaggaagttGTCAGTGAGCCTGCAGTAATGGTCAAAGGCCAGCAGGAGGAGCCGTCTGCTGAAAAAAAAGACGAAGACACCTCAGAGGTGGAAATGATGCAGGAAATGATCAAGTCATCCGAGCCGTTGAAGCATTGCCAATCAGTCACAGTAACGGAATGTGAGGAGGCCTCTGGAATcatggcggaggaggaggaccaaCCCATGGAGGCAGCTGATGTGGCGACACACTCATCACAGGGAGATGAGGCTGTGGTTGAGGATGCAGTTGTAGAAACTGGGCCCAGTGATGAGGAGAAAATGGAAGTGAACACAGATGCTCAGCAGGTGGTCGACTCCAGCGAGGTCCAAGTCGAGTCCATTCAGGTAACATCCAGCCAGCAGCTAACCATCACAGTGGATTCTGAACCcgaacagcagcagaaagacgtCATTGTCCAGAAAACTAAAGTCATCAGCCTGCTGGACAGCAGcgacgatgaagaggagggggacgTTTCTGGCGTCGATGAGGAGGAATTGGGTTccggggaagaggaagagggagcagGACCGTCTAAGAAGTCAGAATCAGCAGCTGAATCAGTGGGAGGACTGTTTATGATCGACACGCGGCCCGGACAAGAAGCTGACGGACATTACTACAAGGAAAGAccaacagaagaagaggaggcccAAAACAGAGAAGCTGAACAAGAGGAGCAGGATGAGGAGTTTGTGGATGAGGagggggatgatgatgatgacgacgaaGATGCAAAACTCCTCTTCACGTGTCGAAATCCTCAACT GAAAGATTTCTCCACCCGCATCGACCCTGGCATCAAAATGAAGGAGTTGGGGGGTTTATACATCAACTTTGGCGGCAGCAACTCAAAACCTGCCTCCACTTCGTCCAAGGAAAAGAAGATCCAAGATGAG GTGATGAAGAAAAGTGTGATTGGACCAGAATTTGAAAAGAAGGACGCGGTGCCTCCGTACAGTGAATCCAAACAAGCcgtaaaactgaaaaacaga GCAGAGAGGGCGAAATGTACAGGAGATGCTTGGTTCAATATGAAAGCCCCTGAGCTCACTCAGGAGCTGAAAGGAGACCTCCAAGTCCTGAAGATGAGGAGCACCATGGACCCAAAGAGGTTCTACAAGAAGAACGACAGAGACGGTTTTCCCAAGTATTTTCAG GTTGGTACCGTGGTGGACAGTCCAGTCGACTTTTATCATTCCCGTGTTccaaagaaagagaggaagaggacgatgGTGGAGGAGCTTCTGGCTG
- the dnttip2 gene encoding deoxynucleotidyltransferase terminal-interacting protein 2 isoform X1, with protein sequence MVSTRRGVCVSSPAKTNPDQSSDVPATPSTVRRSRRTTKQAESPTHDALVETSRQLEKSNRGSPASPPPSLIKRCARASRLHSPEQPCTPVDSTHEGDVSDAGSCCSALSDIEPPVTRTRGMRAPPRAVSPEDEEISEVESCSSVVSASNAGQITRRSTRRKTAPASRDLAPASPDPASASPDLAMAPLEAADVDQMLETESCSAVASEYKRATRSLRKTAGTRSAAKRQNEASEVSDADSCASSVTEAAVTRSTARRSTRSRKSAHVIPINLDDGSDCSYSPPRRGRQTRAARGKASVTVDVSDPPSPNSDGFESGSTYSITTRRRGRAQPQGPKALDSDSDLTDRGTPCSSRTGSGNRSRGVRVTGNSVKNLSIVLKKVCESMVEDVSLNDSTLERTLLTEDADRTLSEEPMSLTLEEKEDVKGADRTANEVDTNEEEKDEEEKEDEKEVIASRVNLTANEVDTNEEEKDEEEKEDEKEVIASRVNLTSNEVDTNEEEKEVVSEPAVMVKGQQEEPSAEKKDEDTSEVEMMQEMIKSSEPLKHCQSVTVTECEEASGIMAEEEDQPMEAADVATHSSQGDEAVVEDAVVETGPSDEEKMEVNTDAQQVVDSSEVQVESIQVTSSQQLTITVDSEPEQQQKDVIVQKTKVISLLDSSDDEEEGDVSGVDEEELGSGEEEEGAGPSKKSESAAESVGGLFMIDTRPGQEADGHYYKERPTEEEEAQNREAEQEEQDEEFVDEEGDDDDDDEDAKLLFTCRNPQLKDFSTRIDPGIKMKELGGLYINFGGSNSKPASTSSKEKKIQDEVMKKSVIGPEFEKKDAVPPYSESKQAVKLKNRAERAKCTGDAWFNMKAPELTQELKGDLQVLKMRSTMDPKRFYKKNDRDGFPKYFQVGTVVDSPVDFYHSRVPKKERKRTMVEELLADAEFRHQNKKKYQQILTEKAAQGAGRKNRKKSKFHKK encoded by the exons ATGGTGTCCACcaggagaggagtgtgtgtgagctctcCAGCTAAAACTAACCCCGACCAGTCCTCAGACGTCCCG GCCACTCCCTCCACTGTTCGAAGATCAAGGAGAACTACTAAACAAGCAGAGAGTCCTACCCATGATGCCCTTGTGGAGACTAGCCGCCAGCTTGAGAAAAGTAACAGAGGATCTCCAGCATCTCCGCCGCCCTCCTTGATTAAAAGATGCGCCAGAGCTTCCAGACTCCACAGTCCAGAGCAGCCCTGCACACCCGTGGACTCAACCCATGAAGGAGACGTGTCAGACGCGGGGTCCTGCTGCTCTGCGCTGTCCGACATCGAACCACCGGTGACACGGACCAGAGGCATGAGGGCACCGCCCCGGGCAGTCAGTCCGGAGGATGAGGAGATATCTGAGGTGGAGTCGTGCTCCTCTGTAGTGTCTGCATCGAATGCTGGTCAAATTACTCGCAGGAGCACCAGGAGAAAGACGGCTCCTGCATCCCGTGACCTGGCTCCAGCATCTCCTGACCCGGCTTCTGCATCTCCTGACCTGGCTATGGCTCCTCTTGAGGCAGCAGACGTCGACCAGATGCTGGAGACAGAGTCCTGCAGCGCTGTGGCGTCCGAATACAAGAGAGCCACCAGAAGTCTGAGGAAAACTGCTGGCACCAGATCAGCTGCTAAACGACAAAATGAGGCCTCGGAGGTCTCAGATGCTGACAGCTGCGCATCAAGTGTCACAGAAGCTGCGGTTACTAGGTCCACCGCCCGCAGATCCACGAGATCCAGAAAATCAGCACACGTCATCCCTATAAACCTCGACGATGGCTCGGACTGCTCTTACTCCCCGCCTCGGAGAGGGCGACAGACCAGGGCAGCAAGAGGAAAGGCATCAGTGACTGTGGATGTGAGTGATCCCCCGTCTCCCAACTCTGATGGGTTTGAGTCAGGGTCCACTTACAGTATAACCACTCGTAGGCGGGGCAGGGCACAACCCCAAGGCCCCAAAGCCTTGGACTCGGACTCTGACCTGACGGACAGAGGAACTCCCTGCAGCAGCCGCACAGGCTCAGGGAACCGCAGTCGAGGTGTTCGGGTAACTGGAAACTCCGTCAAAAATCTTTCTATTGTTCTAAAAAAAGTCTGCGAGTCGATGGTAGAGGACGTCTCATTAAATGACTCCACGTTAGAACGCACGCTCCTCACTGAGGATGCAGACCGCACACTGTCAGAGGAACCTATGAGCCTAACgctggaagaaaaagaagatgtaAAGGGAGCTGATCGCACAGCCAATGAGGTGGATacaaatgaagaggaaaaggatgaagaggaaaaggaagacgAGAAAGAAGTTATTGCGAGTAGAGTTAATCTCACAGCCAATGAGGTGGATacaaatgaagaggaaaaggatgaagaggaaaaggaagatgAGAAAGAAGTTATTGCGAGTAGAGTTAATCTCACATCCAATGAGGTGGATacaaatgaagaggaaaaggaagttGTCAGTGAGCCTGCAGTAATGGTCAAAGGCCAGCAGGAGGAGCCGTCTGCTGAAAAAAAAGACGAAGACACCTCAGAGGTGGAAATGATGCAGGAAATGATCAAGTCATCCGAGCCGTTGAAGCATTGCCAATCAGTCACAGTAACGGAATGTGAGGAGGCCTCTGGAATcatggcggaggaggaggaccaaCCCATGGAGGCAGCTGATGTGGCGACACACTCATCACAGGGAGATGAGGCTGTGGTTGAGGATGCAGTTGTAGAAACTGGGCCCAGTGATGAGGAGAAAATGGAAGTGAACACAGATGCTCAGCAGGTGGTCGACTCCAGCGAGGTCCAAGTCGAGTCCATTCAGGTAACATCCAGCCAGCAGCTAACCATCACAGTGGATTCTGAACCcgaacagcagcagaaagacgtCATTGTCCAGAAAACTAAAGTCATCAGCCTGCTGGACAGCAGcgacgatgaagaggagggggacgTTTCTGGCGTCGATGAGGAGGAATTGGGTTccggggaagaggaagagggagcagGACCGTCTAAGAAGTCAGAATCAGCAGCTGAATCAGTGGGAGGACTGTTTATGATCGACACGCGGCCCGGACAAGAAGCTGACGGACATTACTACAAGGAAAGAccaacagaagaagaggaggcccAAAACAGAGAAGCTGAACAAGAGGAGCAGGATGAGGAGTTTGTGGATGAGGagggggatgatgatgatgacgacgaaGATGCAAAACTCCTCTTCACGTGTCGAAATCCTCAACT GAAAGATTTCTCCACCCGCATCGACCCTGGCATCAAAATGAAGGAGTTGGGGGGTTTATACATCAACTTTGGCGGCAGCAACTCAAAACCTGCCTCCACTTCGTCCAAGGAAAAGAAGATCCAAGATGAG GTGATGAAGAAAAGTGTGATTGGACCAGAATTTGAAAAGAAGGACGCGGTGCCTCCGTACAGTGAATCCAAACAAGCcgtaaaactgaaaaacaga GCAGAGAGGGCGAAATGTACAGGAGATGCTTGGTTCAATATGAAAGCCCCTGAGCTCACTCAGGAGCTGAAAGGAGACCTCCAAGTCCTGAAGATGAGGAGCACCATGGACCCAAAGAGGTTCTACAAGAAGAACGACAGAGACGGTTTTCCCAAGTATTTTCAG GTTGGTACCGTGGTGGACAGTCCAGTCGACTTTTATCATTCCCGTGTTccaaagaaagagaggaagaggacgatgGTGGAGGAGCTTCTGGCTG